Genomic segment of Mucilaginibacter sabulilitoris:
AACACGATAAACTTTATTAGCAGGGCCTGTAGTAAGTACATACACCTGATTACCCGCTTTTGTTAATCCTTCGGCTAATAGCTGAACCGATATTTCGGCTCCGCCAACAAATGAAGGGTAATAAAAACTATTTATAAGTAAAATTCTCATACGGCTTTATTGTATGAACCATCGGTATCCATAACTACGGGCGCAACTGCTTGGTCGGCTAAATATTTGCTCAATACATATGATCTTATTTTTTCAACAAAGCAGCTTTCATCAAAAGATTGAGCATGAGCGCGTAGAAAATCAGGATTAAACTCCAATTGTTCAAACAGATTAACCGCATTTGTTAACGCCGGCACAGTTTGTTCATCAAAAAATACCGCAGTAGCTCTTGATGCATCTCTTTTAAAGGGAATCATGGTATCTAACACACCTCCTTTACCATAAGCAATAACCGGCCTTCCGGATGCATTTGCCTCAAGCGGAGTAATTCCGTAATCTTCTAACTGTGGAAATATAAATGCTTTACAGTTAGCATAAAGCCTTGCCAGGTCGGCCGCGTCTAAGCCGGTTAAAAATGTAATATTACTGCCGGCGTTTTCCTTTATTTCTTTTTCCCTGGATCCCTTGCCTACAATAACCAATTTTTTATCGGGCATTTGATTAAAGGTCTCAATAACCAAATCAACCTTTTTATATGATTCAAAACGCGATACCACTAAATAGTAATCGCTTACCGATTGAGATACATAAAAGTTTTTACACTTTACCGGTGGGTTAATTACGGTAATTTCATTTGCTGGACTGTAGGCGTTCTTGATACGATGCACAACTTCCTGTGCATTTGTAATAAACCAATCGGTTCTTTTTGCAGATTCAATATCAATTTTCTTCAATATCGAAATTACTTTCCCATATGCAGCTCTTTTCAGCGGGTTAGCGTGTGTAACTTTAGCGTACGATTCAGTATCCCATACTAAGCGGAACGGATTATGGCAGTAGGTGATAACAAGCGCATCATCAGCTGTTTGTACAAACTTGGCACAATGCGTGGTTGATTGCAGGATCACATCGTAATCGCTTAAATCCAAACGCTGCATGGCCAAAACACCTAAAGGGTAAAAAAAGAGCTTCATTCTTTTTTCACTCTTAATATATTGTCCAAACCTGCTGGTTATAATGTTGCAGTCTTTAAACTCCGGATAAGTGTTATTTGCGTCATACGCCAAGGTATAAATAGGAGCATCAGGAAATGCATTGTGAAAACTTAATGCTACCTGCTCTGCACCGCCTTTACGTACAAGATCATCATGCACAATTGCAATTTTCATATATAGATGTTTAATTATTGAAAAATCCTCCTGTATATCTGCCTCGCTTTAATTATACCTCTGCCCAAGTATCAAAATCAACCATTATAGTGTGGGCGTTGAAATGAAATTAATGGTTAAAGCCAGTTATATTTTTTTGCTACACAGATAAAACAGCGTCGATAATGGAACTTTCGGATGCCGGATCAAAATATTTTGTCTTTTCATTGGTGATGCCTTTAAAGGCCTGTATGTCTGAAAGCACTAAAAGACAGTTATTGCTTATGGCTTCAATAACACCAGGCTTTGAATCACCGTTAGATGAACAATTGACAAAAACACTGGCTTTTTTATATAAGTAACTAACCAACTCTTCATCAAAGCTGTTGATTATAGTAACATTGGTTGATGATACCCATTCCATTACATAAAATGACTCACTTTTTTCTTTTATGACGACGACTAATTTTCGCCCCTTCAGTTTTTCAGATGAAAAGGCTTTTAATAATATTTTCAAATTCTCCTGCTGATCAATTGTGCTTATCAGCAGAAAAAAAAAATCCTTTTCTTTTGATGGAGCAATGTCTGGCTTAATCTCAGGCGCTACATATGATACCGACATCCCCGATGATCCTGTTAAATCAGGCTCAATTGTGGCAGTTTTAACCAGGTAGCATTTAACATTGCCGACAATTACCCTTATAAGCCGCAATAATAAACCGGCCTTTGGTTCACTAAGGTCAAATGCCAATGAATAGGGTTTCATGTTCGATATTTGTAAACCGTTAAATAGCTTACTTTCCAACAAATTGCTTGTAACCCTCGTAAGCATCCTTTTTAATATACTGGCCCGAGCTGTCTTTATAAATAAGGCCATAGCATGCTTCTTCCGGATAGCGTTTTTTCAAGGATGACTGATCAAATAATTCATAAATGAAAAAACCTTTGATAATCCCCTGATCTATAATTTTTCTGATGTTTTGGGTGATGTAATTATTCTGCCTGACAAAATCTACACTGGTAGTGCCCTTGAACTGATTAAACTCTGTTATCCAGATAGCTTTATTAAACCGCTTACTTATGTAAGACAACACATTACCAACGGTTGGTTTTACATTGGTGATATCACCCATATTTGAATACCAGTGACACCCGATTATGTCATAATTCACATTATTTTCCTTCAGCAACTCCAGATAGTAATAATGTATGTAGCTAACAGACAGGGTGATTTTTATATTAGGCTTAACTGCTTTTAGCCCATCTATAAAGCCTTTTATAGTGGCTATAAACTTTACTGCTTTTACGGTATCATAAGAACCCTGTTTAACCTTGCCTCCGGTGTTATGTAACCTGATTTTATTATCTCCTTCGTTATTTACCTCCACTACCGGAAAGTAATCGCCATAACGCGCACCAAAATTTTTTCCTTGCTGGTAAGCTATTTGGTAAACGGAGTCGGCATTGTTGCTTTTAAGTCCGCTTTGCATAACCGCCGGAAGGGCCGAAATATTATTTTTTTTTAACGAGTTTAAAACTTTAATAAAATCAGGCTCTTTTTTGGCATACCCGTTCGCATCCAGTAAAACATCAAACCGATAACTGCTTAATTTAAGATCGGTTATAGCACTTATTTGTTCATCCAGATTATTGCTATAATCCCGTTGTGTTAACGGATGACCATTTATGCCCCATACAAATGGTGCATTATTGTTTTGGGCTTTAACCGTTATACTCAAAAAGCACAACAAGATTACAAGGCGCATAACTTTGCAAGCTTTTAACATGGTCATATCAGCATTAAACATTAAAAATATCAGCTTATCAGAGCTTGCTTAAATTCGGGTTTTTGGCTTGCTTTAGTTAGTACAAAACCTAACCCTATGAATACCCATAATGAAGGATAGGCAAATTCAGGAACAGATACCATCATTATCAGATAAACAATCAGCAGCCCAATGCTATAACATGTGGACAAAATGGGTACAGATATTTTTAGCCATATATTTTTTAAAACAAACCAGGTGAAAACAAGAAATCCGATAACACCATTATTGGGTAACAAAGTGGAGAAAAAATCTGTTGAGCGTACATATCCAAAGCCTACGCCAAACGCCTGGTTAAATCCGTTAAGGCTCGCCCAAAATTCTATCTGGGTCATAAAGCTCTTCCCTCTTTCGCGCGAAGAACTGGCGTCTCCTTCTATTTTACCACCAAAAATAAAGTTGTATAAAGCATCCAACAACTTTTGGAATATACTTAACTGGAGCACAAAACAAATTACAATGATGGCAATACACGCATAAAAGAAAACTTGATAATGCCTTTTATAAATACACCAGTACGCCATAAACAGCATTATAAAAAAGTAGGCTGTAGTTGAAAATGTAAGTAGCAAACACCCCAGAAGCAGGTACGTGTCAAACCGCCTTTTTAAAGCAAATGTGATAACCCAAAACGGAAATACGGTAAAAACAAACATGGAAGGTTCGCCTGTATACGATTTCAGGCGCATTAATCCAATTCCCCCTAAGCTAAACGTTTGAAATAAGGAGGCTGATCTGTTTCCATATCCCACGGTACGATTAACCACAAAATCGCCGTTTATACCTGTTGCTGCAAATAAAAGAAACTCATACAAACCATAAAAGCACAATAAGCGCAGCCCCCAGTAAATGTAATCTATTGTCTTTTCGTCAGCGAAATATTTAACATAGCCATATACAATAAAACCAGCTATAAGAGACAGTGACTGTGTTATATGCGAAACACGATAAAATGTCTTGGTTAAATCGCCCCTGTTGATCAACTTCAGATCATCGGTAAGTTTTAATTGGCTCACCAGGTTAATAAACTGCGACCCTATACTTAAAACGATTATGATGCAAAAAAAGTAAAGAAGTTCAAGGTAAAACTGTTTCTTTTCTTCCTTTAACGGTGATAACGGTATTATAAAAAATAGCAAGCCCGTGAACACCGCAGTAATTGTTGTGCCGGGTATTGAAGGCACAAGAACAAATGAAGTAACAGGAAAAAATAACATCAGGATATTGACATATTTTTTCACAAATGTCCCGGTATCCTGCACTGGGCTGTGCAAAGTTTGGCTATGTATCATGTTTATACAAATAAGACGATATTATGGCAGCGGTTTTGAAAGCTTAGGAGATAATACTTACCGTGTAAGCTTATCTTTCGCCGTACCCTATGCCATAGCCATAGCCAAAATATCCCGCCTTTGAAAAATTGACATCATTGATAACCAGGTACAAATTATCAACATTATCTTTTGTTTTGATCTCGTTGATAATTCCTATCTGTGCTTTATCGGTATAATTATGCCTGCAAACATAAATTGTAATATCCACATGCTTCTGAATAATCAAAGCATCTGAAACCAAACCTACCGGCGAACTGTCAATGATGACATAATCAAATTTCTCTCTTAAATCTTCAATAAGATAATTCAACTTATCACTAAGCAATATTTCACTGGCATTGGCCACAACCGGACCCGATGTAACGACAAAGCAATTCGGGTGGAATAAACTGGGTTTGATAAGGCTGTCTACATCCAAATCCTCCAAAACATAATTGGAGAAGCCGAAATCGTCGTTATTAATACCCAGCGCATGGGATAATTTGGGTTTACGCAAATCCAGTTCAATCAGCACTACTTTTTTGCCGGTCATGGCTAAGGTATTACCTAAGTTGCGGGTTAAAAAGGTTTTGCCCTCACCATTAATACTTGATGTGATCATGATAACATTTGATCGCTGATCATCAAGTATATTGCCCAGCTTTGTTCTTAAGGTTCGCAGGCTTTCTGTTACCTGTGACCGGGAATAAAGATCAGCTTTAGATCTGCCCGATAATGACTGATGACCTATCTTTCCAATAATTGTTACGTCGGTATGTTGTTCAATATCATCTTCCGAGCTTATTTTAGATGCCATCATTTTTCTGGTGTTCACCAAGCCAAAAGGCATGATCAACCCTAAAAAGAACGACATAATGTAAATAATAGGTTTTATTGGCTTTGCGGGTTCTTTACTGCTCTTTGCGCTATCAATTATTCTTGAATAAGGCATATCTGCAGCCTTAGCCATTGATGTTTCTTCCCTTTTTTGTAGCAAATAAACATACAGCTGTTGTTTCAGCTCTTGCTGTCTTGAATAATCCATTATAGTGCGCTGCTTGCCAGGTACGCTTCGTATGGAGCTGGTCAAAACATTGTTTTGCTTGTTTATTCCGCTGCTGCTCAGCTCCATTTCATTTTTGTAGCTATCAATGCTTTGCAATAAATTATGCCGTACAACTGCTATCTGCTGATCCAGGTTAACAATTACAGGGTTGGTTTCTGTATAAGATAATCTTTGCTTTGTCCTTTCGTTCTGCAGTTCATTGTACTGGCTAAGGCTCGAGGCAAAAGACGAATTCTGAATGTTTAGCGAACTTGGGATAACTTTATCATTCCCGGGATCATTTAAGCGCTCTTTCAGATCTTTAATAATTGAAAGCTGAATTTGCTGTTGCTGGTATTTATTGTCGTTGTCGCTTGCGTTACCTACCAGCACTTTTGCCTGCTCATCAATATCGGTGATATTATTGCTGCTGCGATAATTCTGATACTTCTTTTCTACGTTGGTTAACTCATCGCCAACAACAGCTAAACGACCATTAATAAAGTTGATCGTACTGTCAATGATGCTTTTCTTATGCTGAATATTATCGTTCAGATATTGGTTCATCAGATTTTGCAGAATAACCTCACCTTTTTTAGAGTTTGGATAATATAAAGTTAAAGCAATGGTTGTTGTACCTTTATCTGTGAACTCCGCATCGTAATTTCTGGTTATATCAGCTATCGCGTCATCTTCAGACACAATTTGGGTAGAATATTCTTGCTGATAAATGGGTACCCCCGGCCGTCTTGTCAGGCTGATATTATACTGAGGAAGATTTATTTGTTCACCAAATTTAACATTGCGGTCAATATTTTCTTTTTCATTAACAATATGTACCATTTTATTGTTAATCACATCAATTACGTATTCACGTCTTTTCAGCGAATCAACTTTGGTGTTCAGTATTTTAACATCAAACGGCGACTCATCATATATTTCAGTTGCCAGAAACCCGCTGTTTAAAAACAACTTTATGTTGAGATGCATACCCTGAACCACTTCCTTTATGAGGTTACGTGACAGTAACACATCGCCTTCGTTTTTCACAACCTCGGTAAGGTTTAATGCAGATGCAACTCCGCCATTAGCATAGGCCGAACTGGCATCGGGATTATTGGGTTGCTGCTGTAAAAGCAATGAACTACTTATAAGATATTGCTTTGTAGCATAAGTATTATAAACATAAGCCAGCCCAATACAGAGTACAAGACTTATTGCAAACAAATACCAGTAATTTTTAAATTGTAACAGAATGCTCTTAAAATTCATGATGCTTTTCCTTTTGAGAATAGATTTTAATGTCGTTGTTGCTGCAGGTTCAATTAACAGGATAATTTTATTGTGCTTAAGGTATTTACCAATAGCGTTTGGCTAAGATTATAGCCGAAACGACAGTTGCTGCAAGCGTAATGTATTTGATTAAGTTATTATCGTTATTTAACACCTTGGTTTTAAGTGGCTCAACATACACTACATCGTTTTGCTTCAGGTAGAAATAAGGAGAATTAAGCGTTTCCTTTTTCGTCATATCCAACTTTACCGAGAAGCTCCTTCCATCAGGCTGTTTACGTATAAGCAATACATTACTGCGTCGACCATAGATTGTCATATCGCCGGCATAACCTATGGCATCTAACAATGTTACCTGCTCATTTGGAAGAATATAAGCTGCCGGATGGTTTACCTCTCCCAGTACAGTAACTTTAAAATTAGTAAACCTCACATCAACTACCGGATCGTTGAATGACTTTACAGCTTTTTCCCGTACCGCCGCCCGGGCTTGCACAGTGGTTAATCCGGCCAATTTTATTTTTCCTAACACAGGAACCTCAACATCTCCTTCTTTACTAACCAGGTATCCGGCAAGTGGGTTTGCAGAACCTGAATTTGGGTTGCTGCTGTTCACATAAACCCCATTTCTGCTGTTGATACTTACAGTAGCAGCCGGATCAGTTGTATTTACATTTATTGCCAGGATATCATCAGGTTGAATGATAGGTTCAGTATAGGAAGCTAAAGCCAGCGGTGTAGCTGTATTTGCCTCAGACATATCCTGAAAGTATTTGATTTTCTTGGTGTTAGCACAAGAACACATCAGGAACAGTATAATAACCGTAAATGAAAGCGATACCGGGAAACATGTTTTTTTCATAAAAATTAAAATGAGTTATTATGTAGT
This window contains:
- a CDS encoding GumC family protein, with protein sequence MNFKSILLQFKNYWYLFAISLVLCIGLAYVYNTYATKQYLISSSLLLQQQPNNPDASSAYANGGVASALNLTEVVKNEGDVLLSRNLIKEVVQGMHLNIKLFLNSGFLATEIYDESPFDVKILNTKVDSLKRREYVIDVINNKMVHIVNEKENIDRNVKFGEQINLPQYNISLTRRPGVPIYQQEYSTQIVSEDDAIADITRNYDAEFTDKGTTTIALTLYYPNSKKGEVILQNLMNQYLNDNIQHKKSIIDSTINFINGRLAVVGDELTNVEKKYQNYRSSNNITDIDEQAKVLVGNASDNDNKYQQQQIQLSIIKDLKERLNDPGNDKVIPSSLNIQNSSFASSLSQYNELQNERTKQRLSYTETNPVIVNLDQQIAVVRHNLLQSIDSYKNEMELSSSGINKQNNVLTSSIRSVPGKQRTIMDYSRQQELKQQLYVYLLQKREETSMAKAADMPYSRIIDSAKSSKEPAKPIKPIIYIMSFFLGLIMPFGLVNTRKMMASKISSEDDIEQHTDVTIIGKIGHQSLSGRSKADLYSRSQVTESLRTLRTKLGNILDDQRSNVIMITSSINGEGKTFLTRNLGNTLAMTGKKVVLIELDLRKPKLSHALGINNDDFGFSNYVLEDLDVDSLIKPSLFHPNCFVVTSGPVVANASEILLSDKLNYLIEDLREKFDYVIIDSSPVGLVSDALIIQKHVDITIYVCRHNYTDKAQIGIINEIKTKDNVDNLYLVINDVNFSKAGYFGYGYGIGYGER
- a CDS encoding glycosyltransferase, encoding MKPYSLAFDLSEPKAGLLLRLIRVIVGNVKCYLVKTATIEPDLTGSSGMSVSYVAPEIKPDIAPSKEKDFFFLLISTIDQQENLKILLKAFSSEKLKGRKLVVVIKEKSESFYVMEWVSSTNVTIINSFDEELVSYLYKKASVFVNCSSNGDSKPGVIEAISNNCLLVLSDIQAFKGITNEKTKYFDPASESSIIDAVLSV
- a CDS encoding glycosyltransferase — encoded protein: MKIAIVHDDLVRKGGAEQVALSFHNAFPDAPIYTLAYDANNTYPEFKDCNIITSRFGQYIKSEKRMKLFFYPLGVLAMQRLDLSDYDVILQSTTHCAKFVQTADDALVITYCHNPFRLVWDTESYAKVTHANPLKRAAYGKVISILKKIDIESAKRTDWFITNAQEVVHRIKNAYSPANEITVINPPVKCKNFYVSQSVSDYYLVVSRFESYKKVDLVIETFNQMPDKKLVIVGKGSREKEIKENAGSNITFLTGLDAADLARLYANCKAFIFPQLEDYGITPLEANASGRPVIAYGKGGVLDTMIPFKRDASRATAVFFDEQTVPALTNAVNLFEQLEFNPDFLRAHAQSFDESCFVEKIRSYVLSKYLADQAVAPVVMDTDGSYNKAV
- a CDS encoding glycosyl hydrolase, whose translation is MRLVILLCFLSITVKAQNNNAPFVWGINGHPLTQRDYSNNLDEQISAITDLKLSSYRFDVLLDANGYAKKEPDFIKVLNSLKKNNISALPAVMQSGLKSNNADSVYQIAYQQGKNFGARYGDYFPVVEVNNEGDNKIRLHNTGGKVKQGSYDTVKAVKFIATIKGFIDGLKAVKPNIKITLSVSYIHYYYLELLKENNVNYDIIGCHWYSNMGDITNVKPTVGNVLSYISKRFNKAIWITEFNQFKGTTSVDFVRQNNYITQNIRKIIDQGIIKGFFIYELFDQSSLKKRYPEEACYGLIYKDSSGQYIKKDAYEGYKQFVGK
- a CDS encoding polysaccharide biosynthesis/export family protein, producing the protein MKKTCFPVSLSFTVIILFLMCSCANTKKIKYFQDMSEANTATPLALASYTEPIIQPDDILAINVNTTDPAATVSINSRNGVYVNSSNPNSGSANPLAGYLVSKEGDVEVPVLGKIKLAGLTTVQARAAVREKAVKSFNDPVVDVRFTNFKVTVLGEVNHPAAYILPNEQVTLLDAIGYAGDMTIYGRRSNVLLIRKQPDGRSFSVKLDMTKKETLNSPYFYLKQNDVVYVEPLKTKVLNNDNNLIKYITLAATVVSAIILAKRYW